CGGCGGTCAGCTTATTGATGCGGGCGCGGTTGGCCAGGTCATTCAGCTTTTTAGAGATGCCGTTCAGGTTCAGCTGATCTGCGTTATGGATAACCGGTACAATCAAGTTGCCAGAAGGCAAGGCCACAGCTACGCCAATGTTGATGTCGCGCTTTTTAATGATTCTGTCGCCGTCTACGCTTACATTGATCATCGGGAAGTCTTTGATGGCTTTCACGATAGCTTCAATGAAGATAGGGGTGAAGGTCAGGTTCTCGCCTTCGCGCTTTTTGTACGCGTCCTTCATCTTGTTTCTCCAGTTCACAATGTTGGTCACGTCTGCCTCTACAAAAGAAGTCACGTGCGGAGAGATGCGTTTGCTGTCCACCATGCGCTGAGAAATCATCTTGCGCATGCGGTCCATCTCAATAATCTCTACGTTGCCGCTATAGCTCTGCGCCGGGGCAGAAGGAGCAGAAACCGCCGCTGGAGCTGGTGCCGCTGGCTGTGGAGCAGGAGCGGAGGCTGGTTGGGCAACTGGTTGCGGAGCTGGGGCAGAAGCCGCCGGAGCGCCGCTCTGACGGTTGGCCACATACTCCAAAATATCTTTCTTAGACACACGGCCTTCTTTGCCAGTACCTGGGATGTACTCCAGTTCCTGCATAGAGATGCCTTCCTCGCGGGCAATGTTCATCACCAACGGAGAGTAGAAACGCCCCGAGGCTGGTTGCTCTAAACGCTGAGACACCTGGGCAGAAGCCTGAGGAGCCTCGGCTGGGTGAGCCGCCGGTTGCGTGGTAGGTTGGGTGGCCGGAGCCGCTTGGGCCGCTGGGGTAGAAGCATAAGGAGTATCATCTCCGCCGGTGCTAATGATGGCAATAGGAGCGCCTACGGCTACTACCTGGCCTTCCTGCACCAGAATTTCTTTCAACACACCGCCTTGGATGGCTGGTACCTCAGTGTCCACTTTGTCAGTGGCTACTTCCAGTACAGACTCATCCTGCTCAATGGTGTCGCCTACTTGCTTCAACCATTTCAAGACAGTGCCTTCCATGATACTCTCGCCCATTTTGGGCATCACCATTTCTACAAGGGCCATATTATCAGTTTAATTCAGTTAACAGTTATTAGTAAATAATAAACAGTAAGCAGTAATGGGATACGCTAGGGGCAAAACACAGCAAGGCATTGTCTGTAGTGTTCTGTCTGTAAAGAGTTGAATGATAACTGATTACTGATAACTGCTACCTTTTTACTGTATTCTCTCTAACGCTTGTTAGGCAAATTTAGAGTTTTTTACCTATTCCTCAACCGGGCCGGGCAAACTTTGCCGAATGAGGTTCAAGGCCTGCAAGGCCGTGTACTCAATGTTGAGCAGGCGAGACTTGTTATAATTGAGCTTTTTGGCGATGGTTTGTGTGGCATCTGAGTATGCAATCCAGATAGTGCCCACCGGTTTGTCTGGCGTTCCGCCGCCTGGACCGGCTATTCCGCTGGTGGCAATGCCCACGTCGGTGCCCATCTTACGGCGCACGCCCTCGGCCATCTGGCGCACTACCTCGCCGCTTACTGCGCCGTATTTGTCCAGAATGTCCTGTTCTACGCCCAGCTCATTTATTTTCACATAGTTGTCATAGGCAATGATGCCGCCCTTGTAATACATGGAGCTACCAGGCACGCTGGTCAGTTTATGGCCAATGAGACCGCCGGTACAGCTCTCTGCGGTAGAAATGGTGTAGTTGCGGCCGTTCAAGAGCATGCCTACGGTTTCTTCTAAAGAAATCTCGCCGTACCCAAAGATATATTCAGGGATGAGGTCGCTTAGTTTACCTACTTCGCGCATCATCTGGTCTTCTAAATCATCAATGCCATTATACACGCCCGTCAAGCGTAACCTCACGCCAGACAGATTGGGTAAATAGGCCAGCTTTAGATTGGTGGGCAGGTTGTCTTCCCAATCTGAGATGGTGTCTGCCAAAAAAGACTCGCCCAAGCCAATAGTCTGGATGACCTTGTGGTTGATTTCGGGGAGCTGGAAATGGGCTTGCAGATATGGCAAAATGTCATTGGTCATCATGCCTTTCATCTCAAACGGTACGCCGGGCATGGAGACAATAATGTGCTCATTTTCTTCAAACAGCATGCCTGGGGCAGTACCCAATGTGTTTAAAATAGGGGTACAGGTGGCTGGTAAATAGGCCTGTTGTTGGTTGGTGACCGTGAGTGGGCGGTTGTATTTCTTGAAAATAGCCACCACGTTGTCCAGTGACGGTTGGTGTAGTTGCAGGTGCGTCTTGAAATACTTGGTGAGCGTATGCTTGGTCAAGTCGTCTTTGGTAGGGCCCAAACCACCGGTCATCAGAATAACCTGAGCCCGTGTTTTGGCGATGTCCAAAGCTTCTTCTATCGCGTCCGGGCTGTCAGAAATGGAGGTGATTTGCTTTACCTTGATTCCAATTTTCCCTAGTTCTTCTCCCATCCAGGCAGAGTTGGTGTCCACCACTTGCCCGTACAGCAGTTCA
The nucleotide sequence above comes from Nibribacter ruber. Encoded proteins:
- a CDS encoding dihydrolipoamide acetyltransferase family protein, with amino-acid sequence MALVEMVMPKMGESIMEGTVLKWLKQVGDTIEQDESVLEVATDKVDTEVPAIQGGVLKEILVQEGQVVAVGAPIAIISTGGDDTPYASTPAAQAAPATQPTTQPAAHPAEAPQASAQVSQRLEQPASGRFYSPLVMNIAREEGISMQELEYIPGTGKEGRVSKKDILEYVANRQSGAPAASAPAPQPVAQPASAPAPQPAAPAPAAVSAPSAPAQSYSGNVEIIEMDRMRKMISQRMVDSKRISPHVTSFVEADVTNIVNWRNKMKDAYKKREGENLTFTPIFIEAIVKAIKDFPMINVSVDGDRIIKKRDINIGVAVALPSGNLIVPVIHNADQLNLNGISKKLNDLANRARINKLTAADLADPTYTVSNVGSFGNVMGTPIIMQPQVAIMAVGAIKKKPAVIETPEGDLIGIRQFMFLSHSYDHRVVDGSLGGMFVRRVADYLEAFDPNTAI
- a CDS encoding competence/damage-inducible protein A, producing MKQEVSAEIITIGDELLYGQVVDTNSAWMGEELGKIGIKVKQITSISDSPDAIEEALDIAKTRAQVILMTGGLGPTKDDLTKHTLTKYFKTHLQLHQPSLDNVVAIFKKYNRPLTVTNQQQAYLPATCTPILNTLGTAPGMLFEENEHIIVSMPGVPFEMKGMMTNDILPYLQAHFQLPEINHKVIQTIGLGESFLADTISDWEDNLPTNLKLAYLPNLSGVRLRLTGVYNGIDDLEDQMMREVGKLSDLIPEYIFGYGEISLEETVGMLLNGRNYTISTAESCTGGLIGHKLTSVPGSSMYYKGGIIAYDNYVKINELGVEQDILDKYGAVSGEVVRQMAEGVRRKMGTDVGIATSGIAGPGGGTPDKPVGTIWIAYSDATQTIAKKLNYNKSRLLNIEYTALQALNLIRQSLPGPVEE